Within the Emticicia oligotrophica DSM 17448 genome, the region AACCCAGCCTGCTGATACTTCGAAAGCTTCTTTCACACTCATATCATGGTAGATTTCTGGTCGATAGCCATAAAGCGTAGTGTCAGTTTTTCCAACCCATTTAATTACTTGATTCTCGTCTGAAATTACTTTTGTTTCTAAGGCAATCAATAAATTAATAATTTTGAATGTGGAAGCAGGTAAAGTTTCTTTTTGTGCATCAAGCGAATCAGAATAAATCCAACGTTTATTTTGATAATCATAAATGGTAGTACTTCCTTTGATTTGACATTCTTCAAAAGCGTGTTGAAAGTTGCTCTGAGCTGTCAAATGGAAACTAAGGCTTAAGCAATAAAGAAAAATAAGTAGGCGGATGATTTTCATTTGAAAGATTTAAGCATGCTGTCAAAACGAAACCAAAACTACCATTTTATCATTAATTATTGGTGTTTTTCTAAGTATAAGTTCATAAAACCTAATAACGCTTTTCATTTTTGGGCATTTTTCAATACTTTTGAATAAAAATTTCGTCTAACTTGAAAACATCAAAAGAAGGCATTATTGAAGTTCCAGTGGTTCCACCCAAAGGTGCAAGCCGTGAAGAACGTAAGGAGTTTTTGCAGGAATCGGCCAATAAATATCTAGAGGCTATCGAAACGCAATTGGGGGATTTGAAAAAAGTAGGAAAAAATGCTTTAATCATTGGTGGTGTAATTGTAGCTGCCTATGCGATTACTGAGCTTCTACTTCCTTCGAATAAGGTAAAGGCTTTACCCACTCCAAAGCCAATTGCTGAAGAAGACGATGAAAATGAAGATTCGTTTGTTTGGGATGCCCTTAAAGGCGTCGCAACCTCGGTCTTATTGACTATTGCTAAAAATAAGCTCCTCGAAATAATTGATTCTTATACTACCGAATCCACAGAAAATGTCGAGACCAATTCTTGATAAAATATATCTCAACAAACAACTACACAAAAAATCATTGGCTGTTTTACTCGACCCAGATAAAGTTGAGTTGGAAACTTTCGATGTATTCTTGTTAGACTGTGTGGAAAACCATGTGGATTATTTTTTAATAGGGGGAAGCCTAATTACAAATAACATTATGGGCGAGATGATTGCTATTATTCGTCAGAAGACAAATATTCCAGTAATTATTTTTCCGGGAAATAGCCTTCATGTTGAGCCCAATGCCGATGGAATTTTACTTCTATCTTTAATTTCTGGTAGAAATCCCGAGTATTTAATTGGTCAGCACGTAATTGCTGCACCATCTCTTCGTAAAAGCGGTTTAGAAATTCTCTCAACGGGTTATATTTTGGTTGATAGCGGCCGCCAAACTACGGTTTCTTATATTAGTAATACGACACCCATTCCGCACGATAAGCCCGATGTGGCAGCTTGTACGGCGATGGCGGGCGAAATGCTAGGTCAGAAACTTATGTATTTAGATGGTGGAAGTGGGGCATTATATCCTGTTTCTGCTAAAATGATTAAGAAAGTGAGAACTTCTATTGATTTACCACTCATTGTTGGTGGAGGAATCAATTCTACTGAAAAGGCCTCTGCTGCCCTCGAAGCAGGAGCTGATATTATTGTCATTGGTAATGCTTTTGAGAAAAACCCTGCTTTATTGACTGAAATTGCCGAGGTCGTTCAAAACTTTAATTTATCTGTTGCTTGAAACCACACAAAGTTTTTCTTGGATTAGGCTCAAATTTAGGTAATCGTGAAGAAAATTTACGAAATGCCATTATTCGTATCAGAGATATAATCGGAGCTATTACGCAAGAATCGGGCATTTACGAAACTGTTGCTTGGGGCTTAACCGACCAAAATGCTTTCTTGAATCAAGTAATTGCCATTGAGACCAGCTATTCACCCATCGCAGTATTACATCTCATTCTTCGTATTGAGCGTGAAATGGGTCGAATTAGAGAGGTAAAATGGGGGGCTCGTATCATTGATATTGATATTCTTTACTACGATGACGAGATGATTTTAACCGAAAATCTTAGTATTCCCCACCCATTTATTCAAGAACGTAAGTTTGTGTTAGTTCCTTTGTGTGAAATCTCTCCCGAAAATATCCACCCTATACTCAAGCAAACTAATCATCAATTATTATTGGCGTGCCAAGATTCGGGTGAAGTGAATAAGGTTATTAATTGAGGCAAATATCTAGCTTTTCGGCAATAAATATCATTCTATCAGAGTTTTGCTCATCAAAAGTTTCGAGGTGATAATTTCCCAAAACTTCTTTACAAATCAATCCTGCTTTTTTAAAATAAGCTTTAAAATCTTCTTGCGTGAGAATTTTCACCCGTTCTTGAAACTGATGATGCGAACCCTCAAAGTCGAAATCAATATTTTTTACGATAAACCCCGCTTCAATTTGTTTTGTAATGATAAACTTGATTCCTTCCACCTCTTTTTCATAATGTTTTGAGAGATTATTGATAGCTTTTGTACAATTGATATAATCAAGTACAAGTTTACCTCCTGATTTTAAATTATCGGCTACTGCATTTATGGCTCGAAAATTGTCTTGGTCATCATCGAAATACCCAAAGCTTGTGAATAAATTCAGTACAAAATCGAAAGTGTTTGGGCGAAAACACGTACGCATATCATGTACAAAAAAATGCAGATGTTTGTTAGCAGATTGATTAGCCGATTCGATATTATTGCGAGATAAATCAAGCCCAATTACATGATAGTCTTTTGAATTGAGGTAAATGGCGTGCCGGCCTTTACCACAAGCAAGGTCGAGAAATGATTGAGTCTTTTGAAAATTGAGCTTTTTTTCGAGATTATCAATAAGCATTTTTGCCTCGTCTTGGCAACGGCTTTTGTAGAGTTGATGATAAAAAGAAGTATCGAACCATTCTGTAAACCACTCTTTCATTATCTTTATATCAATTTATGAATGGGGGAGTAAGAGGAAATAAATCCCACATTTCAATTTTTAATTAGATTTATCGTTATAAATAGAATAGCAAAATTACTGCCATTATCACCGAAAATGAAACTTTACTATAAAATATACCGCTTAACTTTTATTTCGTGCCTATTTTTCACTTCAACATCGTTGATTTTCGCACAATCAACCGATGCAGTTCCAAAAGCGAAACGCAAGGGCGAAAAAGGTTATGAAAAAGAGACAATTCAAGAAAAGCTTGATAGGCTTCCGGTTGGGGTAACAACTCCAAGGGCTTCGGCATCTTTACCCGGGGGAACGAATATTTCAAACATAGATGATGCGAAAAAATTTGCTACTGAAACTTTACCAGATTTAGGCTTAAAACTCAAAAAGACCATTAAAGATGTTCAGAAAGAGATAAAAACTATGAAGCATGAGTTTAATGGTAAAGATTACGAGGGAATAAAGGTAACTAAACAACTGATTAGACAAGGTACGGGTAATAACCTAACGTTCTTAGAATTTTATACGTTGAAAGACTTTTCCCAGCCGAATCCATACAATAGACATTTATATTGGTATGACCGCAAAGCCAATAAAATTGTAGAGGGACTCGGCCGTGACCGTGCTACGAATGATTTAATGCATGGCCCTTATAAAAGATACCTAGGCGATTTAGTTGTTGAAGAAGGCTGGTACTATCTCGGGGCAAAAGATGGGCGTTGGGAGCTCTATGATAAGAATTATAACTTACTCAACAAAGAGTATTATGAGCGTGGTTTTTATCAAGATTCAGAAATTTCATATTTCGATGAAAGAAAAACAAAAATAAAGGAGGTGATTCCCAAACTATATGGAAAGGTTACGGGTGAGTATCTATTATTTAATGAAAGTGGTACTTTGGCCGAGCAGGGTATGATGGATGATAGCGTGAAAGTAGGCCGCTGGGTAGAGTATTATCCGACAGGAAATCGTAGAAGAAAAGAAGTACAATACGGTAAAGACTGCTACGATACTACTTTCGAATCGTATGTGGTTTATGAATATGATGAGAGAGGTAGAATTACTTTTGAATCGCCAAAAATTAAAAAGAACTGATAATAAGAGAGTTATTATTTTAGCGACGATTAGATTCAAAACCTTAACAACGTTAATTTTTATGTCTCAAATTTTTCATTAACTTTGCTTACATACAGCTTAGTTTTTTGAATGGCCAAACTTTCGCCCGACGACTTAATTTATGGATATATTAATGGCATTTTTCCGATGGCCGATACCGATGGTACATTATACTGGTACTCTCCCGACCCCCGTGCCATTATTCCCCTTGATACTTACAAGCCAGCGAAATCTCTTCGCCCAATATTGAACAAAAACTATTTCGAAATACGCTTTAATCATGATTTCGAAGGAGTGATGCGTGGTTGTGCAGATGCCAGAAGCGACTCAGATGAGACTTGGATTTCTGATGAAATTATTGAAGCATATTCTGGTTTAAATGCTATGGGGCTTGCTCATAGTGTGGAAGCTTACTTAGATAATGAGTTGGTGGGTGGCTTATATGGGGTTGCTATTGGTGCTGTCTTTTTTGGCGAATCAATGTTTTATCGAGTGCCTAATGCCTCAAAAGTTGCTTTTCATTATTTAATCGAAACTCTTCGTCAGCAGGGTTTCGAATTACTTGATACCCAGTTTATTAATGATAATGTAAAGCGTTTTGGTGCAATTGAAATACCGAAAGCCAAATATTTGAATTTACTAAGAAATGCCGTTACTAAAAAGGCTCGATTTACAGAAGTTGAAGTTGAGCATTTATTTGGAAGAAAATAAAAAGAGCCTCTCCGTTAATGAGAGGCCTTTTGTTTATTTTTTTTTTTCGAAATTACTTATACCTTCATTCAGAAACTTCAAAAAGTTTTCTTTTGATGAATAGCCAATGGGCTGTTTTACAATCAACTTGCCATTAGAGTCTTCAATTACATAATACGGTTGGGCATTATTATTATATTTCACAATCTCTAAATCCATATTTTTATCGCCCACAGTTACTTTCAATTCATCATCATATTTCGAAGTAAATTGTTTCTCTTTGGGGAGCTCTTTTTTATCATCAACATATAAGGAGGCAATCACAAAATCGTTTTTTAATTTCTCCAAAACCTCTGGTTGTGGCCAAACGTTTTCTTCCATTTTTCGACAATTGGCACAAGCATAACCCGTAAAGTCAATAAACAATGGTTTTCCAACTTCTTTTGAATAGGCCAAGGCATCATCATAATCATAAAACCCTTTTAAATCATGGGGTAAATTTCTGAGTTTAGAGCCATCAGCAACGGTTGTTGCAATAGTTTTAGGCGGTAAAAGACCCGACAAAAGACTTAATTCTTTACCATGGGTTACGCCCGGAACCATGTAGCCTGCAAAAGCCAAAAATAATAAACCAAAAAATATGCGTTGCGGAGCGTATTTCTGCACTTTGCTATCTTTAGGCAAACGAATAATTCCGAAAATATACAGTCCAATGGCGGCAAAAATGATAATCCAGATAACTAAAAATAGATTTCTTGAGATGTAATTAAAATGGTAAGTAAGGTCGATATTACTCAAAAATTTAAGTGCCAAGGCAAATTCCAAAATACCAAAAACGGCTTTCATTTCATTCATCCAACCACCTGATTTCGGTAAACTCTTCAACCATTGTGGAAACATAGCTAAAGAAGTAAAAATTACTCCAAATGGTAGGCCAAATGCCAACATTCCCCAAAGCGGACGCCATACTTCGCCTTTCGCTGCCATAATAAGCAATGAACCTACAAATGGAGCTGTACAAGAGAAAGAAACAACCACTAAAGTAAGAGCCATAAAGAAAATTCCAACCAAACCACCACGCTCCGACATACGGTCGATGTTATTAACCACGTTGTGTGGCAATACAATTTCAAATGCCCCTAAAAGCGATACCCCAAAAATGATGAAGATAACAAAAAATATAAGATTAGGAACCCAGTGTGTACTGATAAAGTTTAAAAATGGTGCTCCAAAAACAGTAGCTACTAAACCAATAATCCCAAATACAAACATAATTGAAAGTCCATAAAACATGGCTTTTCGAGTGCCTTGCGATTGTTTGGTGAAGAAACTTACCGTCATGGGCATAATTGGGTAAATACACGGCATAAAGATGGCGGCAAAGCCCGCAAAGAACGCCGTCAGGAGAAAACCAATAAGAGATGTACTTTCTTGCATTAACAAAATTAGATTTGATGATGACTATTTTTTTAGATAACACAAATTTGATGCAAAAGTGCCTGCATTATCTAACGAATTAAGTTTTTTTGAAAAAATAAGTCAAATAGAAGTGTTATTTACCGAAAAAACCTTTAAAAATACCATTTTTCGGTCATAAGTTTGAAGGCTACCCCAGCCACAAAAGCTGATAAAAGAAGATTCCAAGTATGTTTGCGAATCTTAAAACCATCTAAAACTAAAAAGGAAGTGGCCATCGTAATGCCTACGATGATTAATTGGCCAAATTCAAGCCCGATATTAAAAGCTAATAGTTGGAGAATAATACTTTGGTCTTTGCCTAAAAGACTTTTTAGATAACTTGAAAAGCCCATTCCGTGAATAAGCCCAAACATCATAGCAATGAAATATCTTATACGAGAAAACTCCTCAGGATTGAGCACGCTATCAGAACTTTTATGAAATAAATTTGAGAAGCACGTGATAATAATTGTTACTGGAATTAGAAATTCAATAAGCCTAGAATCAAACTCTATCACATTGAGTGCCGCCAAGGCGAGTGTGACAGAATGCCCAACTGTAAAGGCTGTAACGAGATATAATACTCTTTTCCAGTCAGTAATTCGATATATAGCACAAAGAGCTACAACAAATAAGATGTGGTCATAGCCATTCAAATCTGTAATGTGTTGATAGCCAAGTTGTAAGTAAACCAAAAACTCGCTCATGATTAGGGATTCCGCATTTTTATCCTATCTAAATATTAATGTTTATGGTAGGATTATTCCAACAAAATGATAAGATTTGTATTGTTTGTTTTAAAGTTACAACGAAAAATTAGTAAACCATGGGTATCAGAAAAAAAATCGGTTTTGCATGGGGCTATTCTT harbors:
- a CDS encoding geranylgeranylglyceryl/heptaprenylglyceryl phosphate synthase, which encodes MSRPILDKIYLNKQLHKKSLAVLLDPDKVELETFDVFLLDCVENHVDYFLIGGSLITNNIMGEMIAIIRQKTNIPVIIFPGNSLHVEPNADGILLLSLISGRNPEYLIGQHVIAAPSLRKSGLEILSTGYILVDSGRQTTVSYISNTTPIPHDKPDVAACTAMAGEMLGQKLMYLDGGSGALYPVSAKMIKKVRTSIDLPLIVGGGINSTEKASAALEAGADIIVIGNAFEKNPALLTEIAEVVQNFNLSVA
- the folK gene encoding 2-amino-4-hydroxy-6-hydroxymethyldihydropteridine diphosphokinase, with the protein product MKPHKVFLGLGSNLGNREENLRNAIIRIRDIIGAITQESGIYETVAWGLTDQNAFLNQVIAIETSYSPIAVLHLILRIEREMGRIREVKWGARIIDIDILYYDDEMILTENLSIPHPFIQERKFVLVPLCEISPENIHPILKQTNHQLLLACQDSGEVNKVIN
- a CDS encoding class I SAM-dependent methyltransferase, yielding MKEWFTEWFDTSFYHQLYKSRCQDEAKMLIDNLEKKLNFQKTQSFLDLACGKGRHAIYLNSKDYHVIGLDLSRNNIESANQSANKHLHFFVHDMRTCFRPNTFDFVLNLFTSFGYFDDDQDNFRAINAVADNLKSGGKLVLDYINCTKAINNLSKHYEKEVEGIKFIITKQIEAGFIVKNIDFDFEGSHHQFQERVKILTQEDFKAYFKKAGLICKEVLGNYHLETFDEQNSDRMIFIAEKLDICLN
- a CDS encoding toxin-antitoxin system YwqK family antitoxin — translated: MKLYYKIYRLTFISCLFFTSTSLIFAQSTDAVPKAKRKGEKGYEKETIQEKLDRLPVGVTTPRASASLPGGTNISNIDDAKKFATETLPDLGLKLKKTIKDVQKEIKTMKHEFNGKDYEGIKVTKQLIRQGTGNNLTFLEFYTLKDFSQPNPYNRHLYWYDRKANKIVEGLGRDRATNDLMHGPYKRYLGDLVVEEGWYYLGAKDGRWELYDKNYNLLNKEYYERGFYQDSEISYFDERKTKIKEVIPKLYGKVTGEYLLFNESGTLAEQGMMDDSVKVGRWVEYYPTGNRRRKEVQYGKDCYDTTFESYVVYEYDERGRITFESPKIKKN
- the aat gene encoding leucyl/phenylalanyl-tRNA--protein transferase, whose amino-acid sequence is MAKLSPDDLIYGYINGIFPMADTDGTLYWYSPDPRAIIPLDTYKPAKSLRPILNKNYFEIRFNHDFEGVMRGCADARSDSDETWISDEIIEAYSGLNAMGLAHSVEAYLDNELVGGLYGVAIGAVFFGESMFYRVPNASKVAFHYLIETLRQQGFELLDTQFINDNVKRFGAIEIPKAKYLNLLRNAVTKKARFTEVEVEHLFGRK
- a CDS encoding protein-disulfide reductase DsbD family protein — its product is MQESTSLIGFLLTAFFAGFAAIFMPCIYPIMPMTVSFFTKQSQGTRKAMFYGLSIMFVFGIIGLVATVFGAPFLNFISTHWVPNLIFFVIFIIFGVSLLGAFEIVLPHNVVNNIDRMSERGGLVGIFFMALTLVVVSFSCTAPFVGSLLIMAAKGEVWRPLWGMLAFGLPFGVIFTSLAMFPQWLKSLPKSGGWMNEMKAVFGILEFALALKFLSNIDLTYHFNYISRNLFLVIWIIIFAAIGLYIFGIIRLPKDSKVQKYAPQRIFFGLLFLAFAGYMVPGVTHGKELSLLSGLLPPKTIATTVADGSKLRNLPHDLKGFYDYDDALAYSKEVGKPLFIDFTGYACANCRKMEENVWPQPEVLEKLKNDFVIASLYVDDKKELPKEKQFTSKYDDELKVTVGDKNMDLEIVKYNNNAQPYYVIEDSNGKLIVKQPIGYSSKENFLKFLNEGISNFEKKK
- a CDS encoding HupE/UreJ family protein — its product is MSEFLVYLQLGYQHITDLNGYDHILFVVALCAIYRITDWKRVLYLVTAFTVGHSVTLALAALNVIEFDSRLIEFLIPVTIIITCFSNLFHKSSDSVLNPEEFSRIRYFIAMMFGLIHGMGFSSYLKSLLGKDQSIILQLLAFNIGLEFGQLIIVGITMATSFLVLDGFKIRKHTWNLLLSAFVAGVAFKLMTEKWYF